A stretch of the Chanos chanos chromosome 1, fChaCha1.1, whole genome shotgun sequence genome encodes the following:
- the braf gene encoding serine/threonine-protein kinase B-raf isoform X1 codes for MAALSSAESPPPVFNGDTMDRDPERERGLDELGAGLDSTCSGGIPECQQDIPEEIWNIKQMIKLTQEHIEALLEKFGGEHNPPSIYLEAYEEYTSKLDALQQREQQLLEAIGNGTEFCSSPTPTLLDVKLGGAQGYPTAPNTLSVLQTPTDAARGNPRSPQKPIVRVFLPNKQRTVVPARCGMTVRDSLKKALMMRGLIPECCAVYRIQDGEKKPIGWDTDISWLTGEELHVEVLENVPLTTHNFVRKTFFTLAFCDFCRKLLFQGFRCQTCGYKFHQRCSTEVPLMCVNYDQLDLLLASKFLVHHPITQEEVSSEGTTPVSEVCPSLPPSDSAGSLCHPTVSPSKSIPIPQSFRPGEEDHRNQFGQRDRSSSAPNVHINTIEPVNIDDLIRDQGLQRSDGAPLIHPARCLRKHRTRTSSPLLYSYPNDIVFDFEPEPVFRGSTTGLSATPPASLPGSLTNVKVPQKSPCQQRERKSSSSSEDRNKMKTLGRRDSSDDWEIPEGQITLGQRIGSGSFGTVYKGKWHGDVAVKMLNVTAPTPQQLQAFKNEVGVLRKTRHVNILLFMGYTTKPQLAIVTQWCEGSSLYHHLHIIETKFEMIKLIDIARQTAQGMDYLHAKSIIHRDLKSNNIFLHEDLTVKIGDFGLATVKSRWSGSHQFEQLSGSILWMAPEVIRLQDKNPYSFQSDVYAFGIVLYELMSGALPYSNINNRDQIIFMVGRGYLSPDLSKVRSNCPKAMKRLMADCLKKKREERPLFPQILASIELLARSLPKIHRSASEPSLNRAGFQTEDFSLYACASPKTPIQAGGYGEFSAFK; via the exons ATGGCGGCGTTGAGCAGCGCCGAGTCCCCACCGCCCGTCTTCAACGGAGACACCATGGACCGTGATCCGGAGCGGGAGCGGGGACTGGATGAACTCGGCGCGGGGCTCGATTCCACCTGCTCTGGGGGGATCCCCGAATGTCAGCAGGACATTCCCGAGGAG ATATGGAATATCAAACAGATGATTAAGCTGACCCAAGAGCACATAGAAGCACTTCTGGAGAAGTTTGGAGGAGAACACAACCCCCCTTCCATATACTTGGAG gCTTATGAGGAGTATACCAGTAAGCTTGACGCTCTGCAGCAGAGGGAACAGCAACTCCTAGAGGCTATTGGGAATGGCACAGAGTTTTGCTcctcacccacccccaccctgctGGATGTGAAACTGGGTGGGGCTCAAGGCTATCCCACAGCTCCCAACACCCTGTCCGTTCTGCAGACCCCCACTGATGCTGCTCGTGGGAACCCCCGCTCCCCCCAGAAGCCCATCGTCAGGGTCTTCTTACCCAACAAACAGAGGACTGTG GTCCCAGCCCGTTGCGGGATGACTGTGAGGGACTCTCTGAAAAAGGCCCTTATGATGAGGGGCCTGATCCCAGAATGTTGTGCTGTCTATAGGATACAGGATGG GGAGAAGAAGCCTATTGGTTGGGACACAGACATCTCTTGGCTGACTGGAGAAGAACTTCATGTGGAAGTTTTAGAGAATGTGCCACTAACAACACACAATTTT GTGCGGAAGACTTTCTTCACCCTGGCCTTTTGTGACTTCTGTCGGAAGCTGCTGTTTCAGGGCTTCCGCTGCCAGACCTGTGGGTACAAGTTCCATCAGCGCTGCAGTACTGAAGTCCCACTCATGTGTGTCAACTATGACCAACTGGA CTTACTGCTAGCTTCTAAGTTTTTGGTCCACCATCCAATCACACAAGAGGAGGTGTCTTCAGAGGGCACTACCCCTGTGTCTGAGGTGTGCCCGTCCTTGCCCCCGTCAGACTCTGCTGG GTCGCTGTGCCACCCGACAGTGTCCCCGTCCAAATCCATTCCCATCCCACAGAGTTTCCGACCTGGAGAAGAAGATCATCGTAACCAGTTTGGCCAGAGGGACCGCTCTTCTTCTGCCCCCAATGTCCATATCAACACCATTGAGCCAGTCAACATTGAC GACTTGATTCGTGACCAAGGTTTACAGAGGTCTGATGGAG CCCCCCTGATCCACCCTGCCCGCTGCTTGAGGAAACACCGAACCCGGACCTCAAGCCCCCTCCTATACTCCTATCCCAATGACATTGTCTTTGATTTTGAGCCAGAGCCTGTGTTCCGAG gctctacAACAGGGCTGTCGGCCACACCTCCTGCCTCCCTACCTGGTTCCCTGACCAATGTGAAGGTGCCCCAGAAATCGCCATGCCAACAGAGAGAGCGCAAGTCATCATCCTCATCCGAGGATCGCAATAAGATG aaAACCCTGGGTCGGCGGGACTCGAGTGATGATTGGGAAATCCCTGAAGGTCAGATTACCCTGGGCCAACGGATAGGCTCTGGCTCCTTTGGAACAGTCTACAAAGGAAAGTGGCATG GTGACGTGGCAGTCAAGATGTTGAATGTCACTGCTCCAACCCCCCAGCAATTGCAGGCCTTCAAGAATGAAGTGGGAGTTCTCAG GAAAACCCGCCATGTCAATATCCTGCTTTTCATGGGCTATACCACCAAGCCCCAGCTGGCCATAGTAACCCAGTGGTGTGAGGGTTCCAGTTTATACCACCACCTTCACATCATCGAGACCAAGTTTGAGATGATCAAGCTCATTGATATTGCCCGACAGACTGCACAGGGCATGGA CTATTTGCATGCCAAGTCCATCATTCACAGAGACCTGAAGAGTAACA ATATCTTTTTGCATGAAGACCTGACAGTAAAGATTGGTGATTTTGGCCTGGCTACGGTGAAGTCTCGCTGGAGTGGCTCTCACCAGTTTGAGCAGCTGTCTGGCTCTATCCTGTGGATG GCCCCTGAGGTGATCCGGTTGCAGGATAAGAACCCATACAGTTTCCAGTCAGATGTGTATGCCTTTGGGATTGTCCTCTACGAACTCATGTCGGGTGCTCTGCCGTACTCTAACATCAACAACAGAGACCAG ATCATCTTCATGGTAGGCCGGGGCTACCTGTCCCCAGACCTGAGCAAAGTGCGCAGTAACTGCCCCAAAGCCATGAAGAGGTTAATGGCTGATTgtctgaagaaaaagagggaggagagaccCCTTTTCCCTCAG ATTCTGGCCTCGATTGAGTTGCTGGCACGCTCATTGCCCAAGATCCACCGCAGCGCCTCTGAACCTTCACTCAACCGTGCCGGCTTCCAGACCGAGGACTTCAGCCTGTATGCCTGTGCCTCTCCAAAGACGCCCATTCAGGCAGGGGGCTATG GTGAGTTTTCAGCATTTAAGTAG
- the braf gene encoding serine/threonine-protein kinase B-raf isoform X2 produces MAALSSAESPPPVFNGDTMDRDPERERGLDELGAGLDSTCSGGIPECQQDIPEEIWNIKQMIKLTQEHIEALLEKFGGEHNPPSIYLEAYEEYTSKLDALQQREQQLLEAIGNGTEFCSSPTPTLLDVKLGGAQGYPTAPNTLSVLQTPTDAARGNPRSPQKPIVRVFLPNKQRTVVPARCGMTVRDSLKKALMMRGLIPECCAVYRIQDGEKKPIGWDTDISWLTGEELHVEVLENVPLTTHNFVRKTFFTLAFCDFCRKLLFQGFRCQTCGYKFHQRCSTEVPLMCVNYDQLDLLLASKFLVHHPITQEEVSSEGTTPVSEVCPSLPPSDSAGSLCHPTVSPSKSIPIPQSFRPGEEDHRNQFGQRDRSSSAPNVHINTIEPVNIDDLIRDQGLQRSDGGSTTGLSATPPASLPGSLTNVKVPQKSPCQQRERKSSSSSEDRNKMKTLGRRDSSDDWEIPEGQITLGQRIGSGSFGTVYKGKWHGDVAVKMLNVTAPTPQQLQAFKNEVGVLRKTRHVNILLFMGYTTKPQLAIVTQWCEGSSLYHHLHIIETKFEMIKLIDIARQTAQGMDYLHAKSIIHRDLKSNNIFLHEDLTVKIGDFGLATVKSRWSGSHQFEQLSGSILWMAPEVIRLQDKNPYSFQSDVYAFGIVLYELMSGALPYSNINNRDQIIFMVGRGYLSPDLSKVRSNCPKAMKRLMADCLKKKREERPLFPQILASIELLARSLPKIHRSASEPSLNRAGFQTEDFSLYACASPKTPIQAGGYGEFSAFK; encoded by the exons ATGGCGGCGTTGAGCAGCGCCGAGTCCCCACCGCCCGTCTTCAACGGAGACACCATGGACCGTGATCCGGAGCGGGAGCGGGGACTGGATGAACTCGGCGCGGGGCTCGATTCCACCTGCTCTGGGGGGATCCCCGAATGTCAGCAGGACATTCCCGAGGAG ATATGGAATATCAAACAGATGATTAAGCTGACCCAAGAGCACATAGAAGCACTTCTGGAGAAGTTTGGAGGAGAACACAACCCCCCTTCCATATACTTGGAG gCTTATGAGGAGTATACCAGTAAGCTTGACGCTCTGCAGCAGAGGGAACAGCAACTCCTAGAGGCTATTGGGAATGGCACAGAGTTTTGCTcctcacccacccccaccctgctGGATGTGAAACTGGGTGGGGCTCAAGGCTATCCCACAGCTCCCAACACCCTGTCCGTTCTGCAGACCCCCACTGATGCTGCTCGTGGGAACCCCCGCTCCCCCCAGAAGCCCATCGTCAGGGTCTTCTTACCCAACAAACAGAGGACTGTG GTCCCAGCCCGTTGCGGGATGACTGTGAGGGACTCTCTGAAAAAGGCCCTTATGATGAGGGGCCTGATCCCAGAATGTTGTGCTGTCTATAGGATACAGGATGG GGAGAAGAAGCCTATTGGTTGGGACACAGACATCTCTTGGCTGACTGGAGAAGAACTTCATGTGGAAGTTTTAGAGAATGTGCCACTAACAACACACAATTTT GTGCGGAAGACTTTCTTCACCCTGGCCTTTTGTGACTTCTGTCGGAAGCTGCTGTTTCAGGGCTTCCGCTGCCAGACCTGTGGGTACAAGTTCCATCAGCGCTGCAGTACTGAAGTCCCACTCATGTGTGTCAACTATGACCAACTGGA CTTACTGCTAGCTTCTAAGTTTTTGGTCCACCATCCAATCACACAAGAGGAGGTGTCTTCAGAGGGCACTACCCCTGTGTCTGAGGTGTGCCCGTCCTTGCCCCCGTCAGACTCTGCTGG GTCGCTGTGCCACCCGACAGTGTCCCCGTCCAAATCCATTCCCATCCCACAGAGTTTCCGACCTGGAGAAGAAGATCATCGTAACCAGTTTGGCCAGAGGGACCGCTCTTCTTCTGCCCCCAATGTCCATATCAACACCATTGAGCCAGTCAACATTGAC GACTTGATTCGTGACCAAGGTTTACAGAGGTCTGATGGAG gctctacAACAGGGCTGTCGGCCACACCTCCTGCCTCCCTACCTGGTTCCCTGACCAATGTGAAGGTGCCCCAGAAATCGCCATGCCAACAGAGAGAGCGCAAGTCATCATCCTCATCCGAGGATCGCAATAAGATG aaAACCCTGGGTCGGCGGGACTCGAGTGATGATTGGGAAATCCCTGAAGGTCAGATTACCCTGGGCCAACGGATAGGCTCTGGCTCCTTTGGAACAGTCTACAAAGGAAAGTGGCATG GTGACGTGGCAGTCAAGATGTTGAATGTCACTGCTCCAACCCCCCAGCAATTGCAGGCCTTCAAGAATGAAGTGGGAGTTCTCAG GAAAACCCGCCATGTCAATATCCTGCTTTTCATGGGCTATACCACCAAGCCCCAGCTGGCCATAGTAACCCAGTGGTGTGAGGGTTCCAGTTTATACCACCACCTTCACATCATCGAGACCAAGTTTGAGATGATCAAGCTCATTGATATTGCCCGACAGACTGCACAGGGCATGGA CTATTTGCATGCCAAGTCCATCATTCACAGAGACCTGAAGAGTAACA ATATCTTTTTGCATGAAGACCTGACAGTAAAGATTGGTGATTTTGGCCTGGCTACGGTGAAGTCTCGCTGGAGTGGCTCTCACCAGTTTGAGCAGCTGTCTGGCTCTATCCTGTGGATG GCCCCTGAGGTGATCCGGTTGCAGGATAAGAACCCATACAGTTTCCAGTCAGATGTGTATGCCTTTGGGATTGTCCTCTACGAACTCATGTCGGGTGCTCTGCCGTACTCTAACATCAACAACAGAGACCAG ATCATCTTCATGGTAGGCCGGGGCTACCTGTCCCCAGACCTGAGCAAAGTGCGCAGTAACTGCCCCAAAGCCATGAAGAGGTTAATGGCTGATTgtctgaagaaaaagagggaggagagaccCCTTTTCCCTCAG ATTCTGGCCTCGATTGAGTTGCTGGCACGCTCATTGCCCAAGATCCACCGCAGCGCCTCTGAACCTTCACTCAACCGTGCCGGCTTCCAGACCGAGGACTTCAGCCTGTATGCCTGTGCCTCTCCAAAGACGCCCATTCAGGCAGGGGGCTATG GTGAGTTTTCAGCATTTAAGTAG
- the mrps33 gene encoding small ribosomal subunit protein mS33 translates to MVNAMANLSNYAVRMARLSSRIFGDVARPTDSKSMKVVQLFKEQPLAQRKEVYDWYPQHKIYYSLTQKLRFLGLFRDEHEDFKEEMRRLRKLRGKGKPKKGEGKRAMKKK, encoded by the exons ATGGTGAACG CAATGGCCAATCTGTCCAACTATGCTGTGCGAATGGCACGCCTGAGCTCTCGAATCTTTGGAGATGTAGCACGTCCAACAGATTCCAAATCAATGAAAGTGGTTCAGCTGTTTAAGGAACAACCACTGGCTCAAAGGAAAGAGGTGTATGACTGGTACCCTCAGCACAAGATATACTATTCCCTGACCCAGAAGCTGAGATTCTTGGGACTCTTCAG AGACGAGCATGAGGATTTCAAAGAGGAAATGCGACGTCTGAGAAAACTTAGAGGGAAAGGAAAAccaaagaaaggagagggaaagagagccatgaaaaagaaataa